A genome region from Gopherus flavomarginatus isolate rGopFla2 chromosome 9, rGopFla2.mat.asm, whole genome shotgun sequence includes the following:
- the LOC127058435 gene encoding myb/SANT-like DNA-binding domain-containing protein 2, whose translation MPPCAKRAPAWSTGELLDLISVFGEEAVQSQLCPSRRNYDTYEQISRALLERGHEWDAVQCRVKVKELRSAYCKAREGNCRSGAASTTCRFYKELDVILGGDPTANPRTTMDSSEQGEEGEGEGEGTPRSPRRHAARSFSQSRRKLACRSSWNLLVKKKQRSGFPCP comes from the exons atgcctccatgcgccaaacgagccccagcatggagcactggcgagctgctggacctcatcagtgtttttggtgaggaagctgtgcagtcacagctgtgcccCAGCCgcaggaattatgatacctatgagcagatatcaagggccttgctggaaaggggccatgaatgggacgcggtgcagtgcagggttaaagtaaaggagctgcggagtgcctattgcaaagcccgtgagggaaactgccgctcaggtgctgcctccactacctgccgtttttacaaggagctggatgtgatacttgggggtgaccccactgccaatccgaggaccacgatggacagttcagagcagggagaggagggggagggggagggggagggg acaccccggagtcccaggaggcatgcagccaggagcttttctcaatccaggaggaagctagcctgtcgcagcagctggaacttgttggtgaagaagaagcagaggagcggattcccg TGTCCTTGA